The Neptunomonas concharum genomic interval GGGGAGCAGCAAATAAGCGGGTCAAAACTATGGTCAACCATTGCATTAACCAACGAAAGTTGACCACTCATTTCTGTCTTATCAGTTATGTCCGTACCCGAAGAAAGAATGCCAACACGATTGCCATGCTCATCTTCCAACACGCGGTTGTACCACAAAATCAAGCGCTCTTCCCCAGAGCGGGTCAATACGTGTTTTTCAACCTCTTGATTGGGTGTTGTCCCTAAACTCATTAAACGGTTATAAGCTCGCCGAGCAGGAACTCTACCTACTTCAGGCAGAAAATTATCAAACCAGTCTAAACCAATCGCTTCTGATTGATCGACACCCAGCAGCTGACAAGCAAAACGATTGAGTAAAGTCACCCTCCCCTCTAAATCCAATGTCACCATAATGACACCGGCAATATCGAGGTAATAGTTCGCGCGTTGGTGCTCTAAAGCGATCGCTTGCTGGTCTTCATAGCGGCGGGATATGTCTTGTACGATCGCAATAAAGAGATCATCACCTTCCGGCTGAGCCAGTGATAATTGAAAAACTTCAACAGGATGAGAAGCGCCACCATTACAGACATAGCGGGTTTCAAACCGAATTTGGCCTTTATTACTTCGGAGCTCACTCAAAATATTGGCAAATCGCTCTTTCGAGCACTTTGCATCAATATCAAAAATCTTAAGCTGTAGCAGTTCTTCTACGCTGTACCCCAAAAAATCGGATGCAGCTTGGTTTGCTTCTAGGATATCTCCGTTAGCACTTAGGCATAAAACTTGAAAGCCAGCTTGCTGCATAGCGAGCAACGCATTTTTTTGTAAGCAGGTTGCGCCATTATGAGACTTAGGATAAGCAATTAAACGAAGAGGAAATAGCGCTCCCTTTGCAGGCAAGTCGCCCGCTATTCGAAAGCTCACAGCAGTATAATCACCGCTGCCATTCCTCAGTCTCAGGTTCATCTCCTGAAAAACATCTGCATCAAGCCAGCGCTGCCAAACAGCACTGAACAAAGGCAAATCATCTGCGTGTACAATCGAGGATAAGAACCCTTCCCGCAGACAATCACTATCGTCATAACCTAAAAATTTTTCAGGCTCGTGTTTATAGACCCTTAATTCATCCCTCTTCGGGTCATAATACCCATTACAAACGCTGGTTTGATCCGCTTTACCCAGCCAATCCCCAGACGTATCACTTCTCATCGACAGCTCTTTTATTATGATTATAAGATCGAATATCTGTATAAGACCTACAAGCAAAAAGCTCTATAAATCCTATTGCAACATGTTCTAATATAGCATTTAAGAAACACTTTATCAGTTGATTTATCTAAACTTTTTAAACATATATAGAGGGAAATGGTATATACCATCGCCCCTCTAGCAAGGTGAAATTATACAAAATAGCTCTTTAGTGGCGGAAAACCGTTAAACTCCACGGAGCAATAACTACTGGTGTAGGCTCCTGTTGATAACCAATAAAGCCGATCCCCAATATCTAGTGATAATGGCATCTGGTATTTGTGGTTTTCATACATGATATCCATACTATCGCAGGTAGGCCCCGCCAAAATTACATCTTCTTCTTCCCCATCACGTTCTGTGTATATACGGTACTTAATTGATTCATCCAGCGTTTCAATTAGGCCATTAAATTTACCAACATCCGTGTAGATCCAGCGCTCTAGAGAAGAGGAGGATTTTCTGGAAATCAAAACCACCTCAGATACCATGACACCCGAATCGCCCACTAAAGAACGCCCCGGCTCCATAATAATTTCAGGAATATCATCCGGAAAATCTTCTGTTAAGTAACGGGTTATCTCTTCAACATAGGTCTGGAAGTCATTGGTCTTCTGATTATATTGGGCCGGGAAACCACCGCCTAAATTAATCATCTTTAGTGCAATACCATGATCATTATAGAGTCGGTCATAAACCGTTTTCACTTTAGCAATGGCACCATCCCACACATCTATCTCGCGCTGCTGGGATCCTACATGAAAAGAGATGCCATAAGGCTCTAATCCAAGGTCGTTGGCGAGGACTGCAAGCTCTACGGCCATTTCAGGGCTACACCCAAACTTTCGGGACAGCGGCCAATCTGCACCTTCTGCACCCTCAGTTAGAATTCGAATATACACGCGAGATCCTGGCGCATTTTCCGCAATGTTTCGAAGATCTGCTTCTGAGTCCGTAGCAAACAGCCGAACGCCTTTCTCATAGAAATAGCGAATGTCATTACGCTTTTTAATGGTGTTACCGTAGCTACAGCGATCCGCCGCAACGTTGTGACGTAACACCTTGTCTAATTCATAAGTAGACGCTATATCAAACTTGGATCCCAACTCCGCCAATAGCGATATCACTTCATCCGCCGGGTTAGCCTTAACGGCATAATAGATATGGGCATACTCAAAACCAGCCGCCAACTCTAAATATTTCTGCTTGATCGTATCTAGGTCAATCACGATAAAAGGCGTTTCTTTAGCATCCGCCAGATTTTTAATTTTTGTCCAAGTTGACGGTTGAATCAGATCAGGGTGTTTCACTACGGGGGTCACCTCGTTTATTTCTCATAGGTTATAAACTAAATAGCCCGTAATGGTCTTTCCAGTACGGGCTATTTGATTTTTCGCGAGTATAAATAAATTTATGCACAGATCAATAGATTCAGTTAAATTCCTCCACCATGCGTAATAATTCGTTCTATTTCCGCAAATGATTTTGCTTCGTACATTACTTCAAAACCCACTTTGAGTTTTCGAGATATATCGCTGGCTGAAATAATGCCCCTCACCCGCTTCACACTGGCTAAGCTTTCATCAATGATCAAGACATGTTGCTCCCCAGAGCCTTTTAAGGTCAGCATCACATCGCCAATTTTTGCATGTTGTAACTGCTCAAATGTAAGTGCTTGTAACTGAGATTTGCCAACCATAATATGTTTAACCAGTACATCCTCCCGCGCCGCGCCACTGGTTTGCATATGGGACATCACTCGACGCCCCATAATGTCTCTGGCCGTCACCACACCCGTGAGTTGGTTATTATCATTTACGGCAAAAAGAAAGCGCACATGTTGGCTCTTCATCCATTCTAGTGCTTCATCCACTTGCTGATCTTGAGAAACAGTGACAGGAGTCACCGTTTCAAAATCAGTCATTACAGCTGCCGCCGGGCTATGTAAGCCAATCGGTGTAGTAGACTGTTCAGGCGTGAGCAGGTAATTAACATCTGCTATCTCTTGCAACCGTATATGGCGAAATTCTTGAAACATCGCCGACCTCCTTTATTTTGTTTTTATAATTTGAAGTCACTTTTAATCAGCATAGACAGCTTTTGCAGAAAGTTCACCTATATCAGATATTTTTCAACGAAACGTTAAATCTGCTCACAATGGCTGGCGCAATAGAGTGCCCTGTGAGATGACAACGGCCCCACCAAATACTTCAACAGCAATAATTCCCGATTCGTTGATGCGTACATGCGTGCCTATGCGGCTAGGGCGCCCCATCTCTGTACCTTGAGAGATCATCCAACCGGTGTCTTTTTTCAAATTGTGCTTTAATGCCAACCCTCCCACTAAGGCAGCAGCGGCACTACCCGTTGCGGGGTCTTCTGCAATACCGGCGGCAGGAGCAAACATTCGCATTTGAATATCTACATCTGAATCACTATACGCAAACAAACATAGATCTGGAGCTATATGATCTTCTAGCTTTTCTCGCCAATAGCTAAGGTTCAATCTAGCTAAGGAGAGTGCCTTTACTGAAGTCAGTTGTATGATCTGATAGGGCACACCGCAACTAGCAACAAAGGGCTGTTCCGCAATATCAGCCGACGCTAAACCCAGCATGGCGGCCATGTCCGCTTGGGTTAACGTGCTCTTCTCAACATCAATGACAGGGAGTTGCGGCGTTTGAAATATCGCCGTCACCTCTGGCTCTTGCCCTTTAAATACTACTGGGACCGCACCTGCAACCTCATCAAGGATCAGATCTTCTTCTTTATCCCATGTCTCCAGCCAACCCAGAGAGCGCAACAATAGAGCAGTACCTACCGTAGGGTGCCCTGCAAAAGGAATTTCACCGTTAGGCATAAAAATTCGTATGGACCAACGATTTTTTGCTGTTTTTTCCCGAATGAAGACAGTTTCCGATAGATTCATTTCCCGGGCGATGCTTTGCATTTGCTGATCAGACAAATGCCCTGCATCAACAAAAACAGCTAACGGATTTCCAGCAAAAGGGGTATTAGTAAAAACATCCAGCGTATAGAAATCTAGCTTATTCATGACTTAACTTCCTGATTTAACTTAAAACGTCGGCCTGAGTAGACAAGCGCAACCACCAAGGCGGCACACATGAGTGTCCACAGATCGATGACCTCTCCCAAAAAAACACCTGCTAACAGCAGTGTGAAAAATGGCTGCAATAATTGTATTTGGCTTACCCGTGAAATACCGCCTAATGCCAAGCCTTTATTCCAAAGAAAAAAGCCAAACAGTTGACTGACTAACGCCAGATAAATAAACGCTAACCAGCCGGAGAAACTGTGTTGCAAAGGCGCTACACCAAACCACAGATAGCCACTCCAAGTAATAGGAGCCGTAAAAACCAGAGCCCAACAGATCACCTGCCACCCAGGCATCTCTGCTGATAATTTGCCCCCCAGCGCGTAGCCTATCGCCGATAGCAGGATACCCAGCATTAACACAAAGTCGCCAAATGAGACCGATGTCGCACCTCCTCTGCATGAAAAAGCAATGACAACCAGCGCACCAGCCAAACTGCATAGCCAGAATCCCAGAGGGTTTCTTTCATGATTGAGGAGACTACCAAATACCGCGGTTAACAAAGGCAAAATACCCATCAATACACCACCTTGTGCAGCCCCCATCTCTTTCATAGCAAGCGCTGACAAAACAGGAAAGCCCAACACAACACCACAAGCCGTTAGCAAGAGTAATCGTATCTGACGCGCACTCGGCCAAGGTACATTGAAGGCTCTAAGTAAAATCGCTGCGACTATGGATGCAATTGCCGAGCGGCCAAAGCCAATAGCAATCGGGTCAAAAAACTGCACACTCCAGCGCGTTGCTGGCAATGTCATTGAGAAGAGTACCGTTGCAAGTAATCCTAATAACAATCCCTTTTGGGGCGCGGACCACGTTGGTTGTGACAGCGAACCTTGTTCTAATCGAGTGACTAGTGACATAACTAATCCCTCCAGAAAGGCTTTGACCCTTCTTTCAGAGCATCTGATCGTGTAATGCCTATGTCTTTCAAAGCGTAGGCACTCAACATCATTAGTTGCTTACGTGTTTGTTGGCGCTGACGCAAAAACTTCAAACGCTCCAATATTCGCCGGATGACTTCAATAATAATCATCGTTCTGCCCTCCATATCATTGATGGAAGATAGCTTATGCCTTAAACTGAAACCGATACAGATTCAGACAAATATTATTAAAACCAGCACAGATAACAAAAACACTTATCTGTATCGTTATAGAAACCACAATCTGTACCCGAAAAAATAACTGTACAGGAAAACTGTAATGAAACGTTATGAGCAGGTTGCCCAAGCTATTTCTGAACGTATAGAACAATCCTATTACCAAGCGGGTGAGCGGCTTCCTTCTATTCGCGACGTCAGTAAAACCTTTGAAGTCAGTATCTCAACCGCACAAGAAGCCTACCGTTTATTAGAGGATCAGGGGCTTGCCGAGCCTCGCCCTAAATCGGGGTACTATGTACTCAATCGACAAAAAGCTCCCCAACAGTTGCCCGATGTCAGTAGACCGGTGCAGCGACCTTTAGAGGTTTCTCAATGGGAGGAGGTGTTAAATCTTTTATGCGCAAATACCAGTCAAGATATTGTCCAACTTGGCCGGGCAATTCCTGATTTAGAAGCACCTACATTAAAACCTCTCAGTCGGATTATGTCGGACCTTAATCGCTATGCGCAGTCGAGTATCCTCTCTTATGAGCACCTAAGAGGGTCAGATAAACTACGATTACAGATAGCAAGGCTAATGGTGGACTCTGGATGCCGATTGCATCCAGATGACATCATTACCACGACGGGATGTCAGGAAGCACTTTCCGTCAGCTTACGGGCTATTAGCCAACCGGGAGACATTATTGCCGTGGATTCACCCAGTTTCTATGGTTCGATGCAAGCGATCAAGGCCCATGGCCTCAAAGCGCTGGAAATACCAACCCATCCAGAGACAGGAATCAGTTTAGAGGCACTCCAACTTGCGCTGGAGCAGTGGCCGATTAAAGCCATCCAAATCACGCCAACTTGCAATAACCCCTTAGGCTACACCATGCCAGTCGAGCACAAGCAGCGCTTGCTGGAGATCACTGCACCCTATGATCTACCCATCATCGAAGATGACATCTATGGTGATCTTGCCTACCACGCACCCCGCCCTCCTTCGATTAAGTCATTCGATAATGAAGGTCGCGTACTTTTATGCTCCTCTTTTTCAAAAACGCTGGCACCTGGGCTTCGTGTAGGTTGGGTTGCTCCGGGCCGTTATGTCAACCAAGTCATACATATGAAATATGTCGTTACCGCCAGCACCGCTACCCTGCCACAAGTTGCGATAGCGGAGTTTATTGCCCAAGGTGGATATGAACGTCATATTCGAAAAATGCGTACGCAATACCAACAAAGCCGTGATGCCATGATCGGCTGGATCGAGAAGTATTTCCCGCAAGGTACTCGAATTAGCTACCCACAAGGGGGATTTTTACTGTGGGTCGAGTTACCCGTTGAGATTGATACCGTAATGCTAAATGAGCGCACCATGGCGCTAGGAGTCTGTATCGCGCCAGGCGTGCTCTTTTCAGCCAGCGGTAAATACCGCCACTGCATGCGCCTGAATTTCACTGACCGCCCATCGGAGCGCAACGAACGAGCAGTTCAGATCGTCGGTGAAGAGATTAGAAAAATGACACAAGAGCTTACAAAGGTAACGGTATAACTATAACTGGCGAGCAGCCGCAACAACAGCTTGCCCATAACTCAGCCCGCCATCATTAGCAGGTAGCTGCTTATGGGTTAGTAGCGCCAGGCCAAAGCTAGCTAATTTTTCTGCAAGTAGTCGACACAATAGCCGGTTTTGTGCAACGCCCCCGCTTAGCACCACCGTTGTGATAGAGGTTGCTTGAGATAAATCATTCAATAAATTTGCCAAAACATGTGCCAAAGAGTGGTGGAATGCACACGCAATCAATGCGGGATCTGTATCACGGGATAGGTCATCCAGCATCGCCGACCATAAGCGATCCCAACATAGAATCCGCATCTCACCGTCATATCTCCAATCCATCGGGTAGGTACGATCCACAGATAGTACTTTTTCAGCCAAGGACTCTAGTTCTATAGCGGCCTGCCCTTCATACGTTATCCGGTCGCGAGATAAGTCTAATAAAGCAGCGACAGCATCAAATAGCCGCCCTGCCGAACTGCTCATGGGGGAGTTCAGTTGTTTTTTAAGCATTGATCGAATAACAGGGATAGGTTTGTCATCCAGCCAAGGGAGTTGTGGTAATGCTTCATCCAGCAAACCATAATGATGCAGTTGCGCTACTAGACAGCGCCATGGCTCCAATATCGCCTGAACACCTCCCACCAAAGGTACCGGGTCAAAATACGCTACGCGAGTGTACTGACGGTAGTTAAACTGAAAAATTTCCCCTCCCCAGAGCGTGCCATCATCCCCTAGACCTAGACCATCCAGCGCGAGACCAAGCAGATCTTCACCTTCTAACGGCCACTGATGTTCCGCCAGACAACTGGACAAATGGGCATGGTGATGCTGGACCCATTCAACCCTTTTACCACTGGCTTTCGCATATTTGCTGGATAGATACTCTGGGTGATTGTCTGCCACTAAGCAAAATGGTTTCAGTGCATATAAACATTGATACCTCTCGATAGTATTGAGGTATTCATCATAGGTGCGCACATCTTCGAGATCACCTAGGTGCTGACTCACTATCGCCTGTCCCCCTTTAATCAGACAAATAGTGTTCTTAAGCTCGCCACCTAATGCTAATAAATCCGGTGCGCGCTCAAAACCGGGAGGCAGCTTTATCGGAGCGGGCGCATAGCCTCGTGCTCTTCTGATCACCTGCATTTTAGGATAATTGTTACTCCCTTCAGAGTGGGAGTTTATTGCCACAACAGAGTCATCAACACGATTAACAATCTCCCTATCATGCAAAACATAATAGTCAGCGATCCCCTGCAGCTGAGATACCACCTCATCGTTATCAATCACCTGCGGCGAGCCAGAGCGGTTCGCACTCGTCATTACAAGGGGGGACTCAAAAGATTCCAGTAACAAATGATGCACAGGTGAGTGAGGTAACATACACCCTAAACGTGACTGGCCGGGTGCTACCTCTGTTGGTAACTGATACTTAGATGCCAACAGCACAATCGGCGCGCTGGCCGATTGCAGGAGCTGACGAACGTCTGAATCAAGACACGCATATCGCTGGACACTCTCACAATCACGAAACATAAGTGCAAAGGGCTTATCTGGGCGTTGCTTTCGCTCTCTTAAGCGTTGAAGCGCCTCTTTAGAGGTCGCATCACAGACGAGATGAAAACCGCCGATTCCCTTTATTGCGATAATATTGCCCTGCCGAATCTGTTCAGTTATCAGCTGAAACGGGTCTGAGACAGGGTTTATTTCTCTACTCTCTCCATCACATACCCATAATCTGGGCCCACACGCAGCACAGGCATTGGGTTGAGCATGAAAGCGACGATCAGCTGGATTATCGTACTCTTCTTGGCAGTCTTCGCATAATCGGAACTCAGCCATACTCGTTTGGTAACGATCATAAGGGATCCCACGAAGAATACTTAAACGCGGCCCACAATGGGTGCAATTAATAAAAGGGTAGCGATAACGGCGATTAGAGGGATCTTTTAGCTCCGAAATACACGCAGGGCATGTTGCTGCGTCCGGCACACACCCAGTTAGTGGATCGCCGTTGCGGCTCTTGATAATCTGAAAATCCGGAGAATTAATCACTAACTCTGCATCCATGCAGGAAAGATGTTCGATTCGAGCAAGAGGAGGAAGCGCTGTCGTCAATGCTTTAATGAATTGATCCCGCTGTTGCGAAGATGCAACCAATTCTACCGTCACCCCTGCAGCATCATTCCATACCTGCCCCATTAACTTCAGCTGACGGGCAAGGTGCCACACAAAGGGGCGAAAGCCTACGCCTTGCACCAATCCTGTGACGGTTAATCGGTAGCCTTTTCTTATCACTTGACGCATCTTATTACCTAAAACAACAAACCACTGCTTCCCAGCCTTGCCCAGTGCTGGCATGACAACACATATACTCTAGCACTATAAGGAAAAGCTAACGGGTATAGCAATTGCTTACTCTCTGCAGCACAGAAGATCGCTTTGGCATGCCTATTACTTGACCTAAAAGTCAGAAAAGACCTATTCTTAAACTCAGTATTTCCGTCAAGTAAACAGTATTGGAGCTCTACAAGGTGATACGTTTTCTCCTAAACCAAACACCAGAAATCATTGAGGCCATCGACCCCAATACGACGGTGCTAAACTATTTACGCCAACACAAACACCTGACTGGTACAAAAGAGGGGTGCGCCTCTGGCGATTGTGGCGCTTGCACCGCTGTACTCGTTTCGTTGCAGGATGAAACGCTTTCCTATGAGACGATCAATACATGCCTAACCTTGTTACCCGCTTTAGAGGGTAAGCAGTTAATTACCATTGAAGCACTCAAACAAGCGCAGCTACACCCGGTGCAAAAAGCAATGGTGGAGCATCATGGATCTCAGTGTGGGTTTTGTACGCCAGGCATTGTTATGTCTCTCTTTGCTTTACAGAAAAATGTAACGACATACCAAAGAGAGGCTACGCTCGAAGCCCTATCGGGCAACCTTTGCCGCTGTACGGGCTACCAACCGATCATCAATGCCGCAAAACAGATTTGCGACACACACAGCAATGACGTATTCGATCAGCAAACGGGCAACACCATTACCCAACTCAAGGCGCTACAAAATGATCATTTAAGCGGTATACAGGCACAAGGGAGCGAATGCTTCTCTCCAAGAACGCTTGATGAGCTGGACAAGCTACTCCTCCAAAACCCTAACGCTCGTATTCTGGCAGGGGGGACCGACTTAGCCTTAGAAATTACACAGATGCATCACCGCCTAAGCCCCATCGTTTATCTTGGTCGCATTGAAGCACTAAAGCGCATCAATCTCAGTGATAGCCATATTGAGATAGGCGCAGCCTGCACATTAAGCCACTGCCACTCTATACTCAGTCAGGAATATCCAGATTTGGGTAAATTACTTGATCGATTCGCATCCTTACAAATTCGCAACCAAGGCACTCTCGGGGGCAACATTGCCAACGCATCACCCATTGGTGACTCCCCCCCAGCCTTAATTGCGGCAGGTGCAAGCGTACAACTGAGGCGCAATGGCCATATACGTTGCATGCCTTTAGATGAATTTTTTATCGACTACCGCAAAACGCACCTATTACCCGGCGAGTATATAGAGAAGATTTGCATCCCAAGAAAACACCCGCAAAGCCTCTATCGGATCTACAAAATATCTAAACGTCTCGATGATGATATCTCAGCAGTATGCGGTGCTTTTCACTTACAGATGCATAACGGTTTGATTACTAATGTGCGTATTGCTTTTGGTGGTATGGCTGCCATCCCTAAACGAGCCATTAAGTGTGAAAAAGCACTCGCAGGCCAGCCATGGCAATTCTCAGTATTAGAAAAGGCTATCCCTGCTTTAAATGACGACTTCAGCGCCCTGTCTGATTTTAGAGCCAGTGCACACTACCGCACCCTAACCACCCGAAATCTATTAATGAAGCTTTGGTGGGAGTCACAGCACGATAGTAACTTGATAACACGAGTGAGTGACCATGTCGAAATCTAACCCTCCTACCCCGCCCCCTGAAGTGCTGGAACTTGCTTTCAAACAGACGCTTACGTCAGGTGTCGGCAAAAAACTCCCCCATGAGAGCGCCGAGCGACATGTTAGCGGTGAAGCTCGCTATATTGATGATCAACTGGAGTATCCCAACCATCTGCACCTTTATGCGCGACTGAGTGAGCAAGCCCATGCCACCATCACAAAATTAGATGTGAACGCCTGCCGTCAGTACCCTGGGGTTGCTTGTGTGATTACCGCCGATGATATTCCAGGCCAATTAGATATTGGCGCGGTACTCCCTGGCGACCCACTACTGGCACATAGCAAAGTGGAATACTGGGGACAACCACTGTTTGTTGTTGCAGCAACCTCCTATGACATAGCCAGAGAAGCAGCACAGTTAGCCACCATTGAATATGCACCACTAGAAGCGCTACTTGATGTAAAAGAAGCACTACACAAAAAGCATTTTGTCATGCAGAGCCACCAGCACAAACGTGGTGACGCTAACAAAGCAATAGCCAGCGCGCCACATTGCATTAAAGGGCAACTCAATATAGGCGGCCAAGAGCACTTCTACCTAGAGACACAGGTATCCAGCGTTATACCCACTGAAGATGGCGGAATGCTGGTTTATTGCTCCACCCAGA includes:
- a CDS encoding type III PLP-dependent enzyme; this encodes MKHPDLIQPSTWTKIKNLADAKETPFIVIDLDTIKQKYLELAAGFEYAHIYYAVKANPADEVISLLAELGSKFDIASTYELDKVLRHNVAADRCSYGNTIKKRNDIRYFYEKGVRLFATDSEADLRNIAENAPGSRVYIRILTEGAEGADWPLSRKFGCSPEMAVELAVLANDLGLEPYGISFHVGSQQREIDVWDGAIAKVKTVYDRLYNDHGIALKMINLGGGFPAQYNQKTNDFQTYVEEITRYLTEDFPDDIPEIIMEPGRSLVGDSGVMVSEVVLISRKSSSSLERWIYTDVGKFNGLIETLDESIKYRIYTERDGEEEDVILAGPTCDSMDIMYENHKYQMPLSLDIGDRLYWLSTGAYTSSYCSVEFNGFPPLKSYFV
- a CDS encoding CBS domain-containing protein, with the protein product MFQEFRHIRLQEIADVNYLLTPEQSTTPIGLHSPAAAVMTDFETVTPVTVSQDQQVDEALEWMKSQHVRFLFAVNDNNQLTGVVTARDIMGRRVMSHMQTSGAAREDVLVKHIMVGKSQLQALTFEQLQHAKIGDVMLTLKGSGEQHVLIIDESLASVKRVRGIISASDISRKLKVGFEVMYEAKSFAEIERIITHGGGI
- a CDS encoding PhzF family phenazine biosynthesis protein, giving the protein MNKLDFYTLDVFTNTPFAGNPLAVFVDAGHLSDQQMQSIAREMNLSETVFIREKTAKNRWSIRIFMPNGEIPFAGHPTVGTALLLRSLGWLETWDKEEDLILDEVAGAVPVVFKGQEPEVTAIFQTPQLPVIDVEKSTLTQADMAAMLGLASADIAEQPFVASCGVPYQIIQLTSVKALSLARLNLSYWREKLEDHIAPDLCLFAYSDSDVDIQMRMFAPAAGIAEDPATGSAAAALVGGLALKHNLKKDTGWMISQGTEMGRPSRIGTHVRINESGIIAVEVFGGAVVISQGTLLRQPL
- a CDS encoding DMT family transporter, with the translated sequence MSLVTRLEQGSLSQPTWSAPQKGLLLGLLATVLFSMTLPATRWSVQFFDPIAIGFGRSAIASIVAAILLRAFNVPWPSARQIRLLLLTACGVVLGFPVLSALAMKEMGAAQGGVLMGILPLLTAVFGSLLNHERNPLGFWLCSLAGALVVIAFSCRGGATSVSFGDFVLMLGILLSAIGYALGGKLSAEMPGWQVICWALVFTAPITWSGYLWFGVAPLQHSFSGWLAFIYLALVSQLFGFFLWNKGLALGGISRVSQIQLLQPFFTLLLAGVFLGEVIDLWTLMCAALVVALVYSGRRFKLNQEVKS
- a CDS encoding DUF1127 domain-containing protein — encoded protein: MIIIEVIRRILERLKFLRQRQQTRKQLMMLSAYALKDIGITRSDALKEGSKPFWRD
- a CDS encoding PLP-dependent aminotransferase family protein, translating into MKRYEQVAQAISERIEQSYYQAGERLPSIRDVSKTFEVSISTAQEAYRLLEDQGLAEPRPKSGYYVLNRQKAPQQLPDVSRPVQRPLEVSQWEEVLNLLCANTSQDIVQLGRAIPDLEAPTLKPLSRIMSDLNRYAQSSILSYEHLRGSDKLRLQIARLMVDSGCRLHPDDIITTTGCQEALSVSLRAISQPGDIIAVDSPSFYGSMQAIKAHGLKALEIPTHPETGISLEALQLALEQWPIKAIQITPTCNNPLGYTMPVEHKQRLLEITAPYDLPIIEDDIYGDLAYHAPRPPSIKSFDNEGRVLLCSSFSKTLAPGLRVGWVAPGRYVNQVIHMKYVVTASTATLPQVAIAEFIAQGGYERHIRKMRTQYQQSRDAMIGWIEKYFPQGTRISYPQGGFLLWVELPVEIDTVMLNERTMALGVCIAPGVLFSASGKYRHCMRLNFTDRPSERNERAVQIVGEEIRKMTQELTKVTV
- the hypF gene encoding carbamoyltransferase HypF, with amino-acid sequence MRQVIRKGYRLTVTGLVQGVGFRPFVWHLARQLKLMGQVWNDAAGVTVELVASSQQRDQFIKALTTALPPLARIEHLSCMDAELVINSPDFQIIKSRNGDPLTGCVPDAATCPACISELKDPSNRRYRYPFINCTHCGPRLSILRGIPYDRYQTSMAEFRLCEDCQEEYDNPADRRFHAQPNACAACGPRLWVCDGESREINPVSDPFQLITEQIRQGNIIAIKGIGGFHLVCDATSKEALQRLRERKQRPDKPFALMFRDCESVQRYACLDSDVRQLLQSASAPIVLLASKYQLPTEVAPGQSRLGCMLPHSPVHHLLLESFESPLVMTSANRSGSPQVIDNDEVVSQLQGIADYYVLHDREIVNRVDDSVVAINSHSEGSNNYPKMQVIRRARGYAPAPIKLPPGFERAPDLLALGGELKNTICLIKGGQAIVSQHLGDLEDVRTYDEYLNTIERYQCLYALKPFCLVADNHPEYLSSKYAKASGKRVEWVQHHHAHLSSCLAEHQWPLEGEDLLGLALDGLGLGDDGTLWGGEIFQFNYRQYTRVAYFDPVPLVGGVQAILEPWRCLVAQLHHYGLLDEALPQLPWLDDKPIPVIRSMLKKQLNSPMSSSAGRLFDAVAALLDLSRDRITYEGQAAIELESLAEKVLSVDRTYPMDWRYDGEMRILCWDRLWSAMLDDLSRDTDPALIACAFHHSLAHVLANLLNDLSQATSITTVVLSGGVAQNRLLCRLLAEKLASFGLALLTHKQLPANDGGLSYGQAVVAAARQL
- the xdhA gene encoding xanthine dehydrogenase small subunit translates to MIRFLLNQTPEIIEAIDPNTTVLNYLRQHKHLTGTKEGCASGDCGACTAVLVSLQDETLSYETINTCLTLLPALEGKQLITIEALKQAQLHPVQKAMVEHHGSQCGFCTPGIVMSLFALQKNVTTYQREATLEALSGNLCRCTGYQPIINAAKQICDTHSNDVFDQQTGNTITQLKALQNDHLSGIQAQGSECFSPRTLDELDKLLLQNPNARILAGGTDLALEITQMHHRLSPIVYLGRIEALKRINLSDSHIEIGAACTLSHCHSILSQEYPDLGKLLDRFASLQIRNQGTLGGNIANASPIGDSPPALIAAGASVQLRRNGHIRCMPLDEFFIDYRKTHLLPGEYIEKICIPRKHPQSLYRIYKISKRLDDDISAVCGAFHLQMHNGLITNVRIAFGGMAAIPKRAIKCEKALAGQPWQFSVLEKAIPALNDDFSALSDFRASAHYRTLTTRNLLMKLWWESQHDSNLITRVSDHVEI